One window of the Deltaproteobacteria bacterium genome contains the following:
- a CDS encoding TIGR01212 family radical SAM protein, with translation MGRPRYRSLGAVLYERYGRRTWKVSLDAGFACPNGGGLPGGGGCAYCRSDALRPARGADGLSVAAQLEAGIEYVRRRHRAGAFVAYFQSGTSTNGPTDRLAAMLDTAVRHPEVVALAVSTRPDCLGPEVLDLLCRVRGKKDLWIELGLQSIHERTLRLINRGHTAGDFICAARAAMERGIDVCAHLIMGLPGEERRHMAATVGRVAELGLWGVKFHQLQVLRGTPLETMYRRGEVTPLGLDEYASIVADAIELLPPETVIHRLCGDAPRRLLVAPRWGAGKFAVAEAVEAKLRARGTRQGAARRL, from the coding sequence ATGGGAAGACCGCGCTACCGCTCTCTCGGCGCCGTCCTCTACGAGCGTTACGGCAGGCGGACGTGGAAGGTTTCGCTCGACGCCGGCTTCGCCTGTCCCAACGGCGGCGGTCTTCCGGGCGGAGGGGGATGCGCCTACTGCCGCAGCGACGCGCTGAGGCCCGCCCGCGGCGCGGACGGTCTCTCCGTTGCCGCGCAGCTCGAGGCCGGCATCGAGTATGTGCGCCGCCGCCACAGGGCCGGGGCCTTCGTCGCATACTTCCAGTCGGGCACCTCCACCAACGGACCGACCGACAGGCTCGCCGCCATGCTCGACACCGCCGTGCGCCACCCCGAGGTCGTCGCCCTCGCCGTCTCCACAAGGCCCGACTGCCTCGGCCCCGAGGTGCTCGATCTCCTCTGCCGGGTGCGCGGGAAAAAGGACCTCTGGATCGAGCTGGGCCTGCAGTCGATCCATGAGCGCACGCTGAGGCTCATCAACAGGGGCCACACCGCCGGGGACTTCATCTGCGCCGCCCGCGCGGCCATGGAGCGGGGCATCGACGTGTGCGCGCACCTCATCATGGGTCTTCCCGGCGAGGAACGCCGCCACATGGCGGCCACGGTCGGCCGCGTGGCCGAGCTCGGACTCTGGGGCGTCAAGTTCCACCAGCTCCAGGTGCTCAGGGGCACGCCCCTTGAAACGATGTACCGCCGGGGAGAGGTGACGCCGCTCGGGCTCGACGAGTACGCATCCATAGTCGCCGACGCCATCGAGCTCCTGCCGCCTGAGACGGTCATACACCGGCTCTGCGGCGACGCGCCCCGCCGCCTGCTCGTCGCCCCCCGCTGGGGGGCCGGCAAGTTCGCCGTGGCAGAGGCCGTGGAGGCGAAGCTCCGGGCAAGAGGCACGCGCCAGGGCGCGGCCCGCCGCCTGTGA